The DNA sequence atgaagaatgatcTTATTTGGGTTGTTTCAAGAATGCAAGTTCAAGTTGACCAGTATCCAATCTGGTAAGTCCAATCATCGGTTTTCATTGTGATCGAGCGATATTCTAGTCCAATTTAAACCTCAGAGAGGGGACTCAAACATGGAgttgttcttttttttctataaattttaAAGCTAGGTAGTAGGACTCTTTGTAGCATTGAacagtttttaaattaaaaaaaatgtgacaATCACATCCTGCAGGGGGGAGGTACTGGAAATCGACACTTGGGTTCAAGCATCAGGGAAGAATGGTATGAAGCGAGACTGGTTGATCCGAAGCCAAGCTACGGGCCATATTTTTGCTCGTGCGACCAGGTATTGTATGATTTCTTCAAACTTCCAATCACTTTCATGATCTCCTCATGAATGATTTGTTTCAGTCTTGTCATTGATTAACCATGGTTGTAATAAAACATGGAACAGCACCTGGGTGATGATGAACCAGAAAACTAGGCGCCTTTCGAAAATGCCAGAGGGAGTGAGGGGTGAGATTGCACCTTGGTTCATAGAGAAGCAGGCAATCCCAGGCGATGTCCCTGAGAAAATCGTAAAGTTGGACAACAACGCTAAGTATGTCAACAACGATTTGAAGGTAACATTTCGTGTCCAAATTACTCCCATGTCTCAGAGCTACATCCATGTATACAGTTAAGACTTGCGAGAATTAAGCATATGCTGAATATGCAATTTTCTTATTACTTGTAGCCCAAGAGAAGTGATTTGGACATGAACCAGCATGTCAACAATGTCAAGTACGTACGATGGATGCTTGAGGTAAATAAAATCTATCTCCCCTCGTTAAAAGCATGTTTGGCAAGCCTTCTGAAAGGGTTAAAATCTCGGAAGTAGTTCTAAACGGTCACTTAAGTTTCTTTTTACCATAATTAACTCTTAATTGACCAATTTAATCTATGTTTTCGATAGACGATTCCTGACAATATTTTGGAGTCTCACCAACTGACTGGAATCACACTAGAATACAGAAAGGAGTGTGGAAGTTCAGATATTGTTCAATCGCTCTGCGATCCAGACAAAGATGGAATGTTGATAGAGGGACTAAAACAAGAGAATCATGACACAAGTCTACTGAATGGATTTTCTCTGGGAGCTGGGATTCTTGAGAACAGCGTGTTTTTGGGCTCCTTTGAGAAGCAGCCATTGAGATATACACATCTCCTCCAAACAACTGGGAACCATAAAGATGAAGAGATTGTTCGGGGACAGACTGTTTGGAAGAAAAAACCAGAGCCCTCCCCATTTGCTTCTATGTAGAAAAATTGCATTAAAAAGAAGCTTACAAGCTTGTCCTCTAAGAAATGGGACGGCCTGAATAGTAAAGGGCATGTTGTGGATTAGGTCTAAGCCCCAGGATCCTTCATTGTTTCGGATCTTGCTAGCTTCATCGAAGCTGActaaagatcctaataaacGAGCTAGACGTGTAAATGGTGAGTCTCCGAAAATAGGGtaaccaaaaacaagaagcatCATGGATTCTATAATGTGTGAAAATAAGTCTAATGTGTGGTCATGAAAGTAAGAAAGTGAACTTTAAGCCTAAGAGGGTAAAGGGTACAGGGATTTTGATTAAAAGAAGTCATTTCATTTGGGTCTGTAATTTGTACAGCCGTTGTCGTAATACTATTTGTAAAGAATAATAGTAAATTCATCACTAAAATTGTTTACATAACATAATTTTACTCGTTTTAACTTCCATTCGAGAGAAACTACAATAAGGAGTCATGTAGTACGAAATATAGATATCACATTTTGCGAGACGTGCTTTACAATCGGTACACCTGCACACAAGTTTTTCTCTCCACGAACATTTCCACATATCTGAACGAGCAAAGCGGATTGACAAATTCTATACCATCAATGAAATTTGACTCAGCTGTTTGCCATGACTCATTTGGTACATTATTACATAGATGAAATATTGATGCAACTAACAAATTTTTAACTGCAAGTGGCGCTTTACCACAATGACGAAAAGTTGGAAAGTAATAATAATTATGCCCCTTAATGCAGATTCGATCACCACCGATTTCCCTTCCCTTAACATTTAACCCTAACGCTTttgtcaaaaaacaaaaatttaacccataaaaataaaaaataaaaaataaaaaactaaacaagGCTCATCCTCTTAAAAATTTGCCAGTAATGGGGGCAAACCAGTAATTTCACCAGCTGCCTTGCAAGAAAAGAATGAATATTCTCTACTCAAGGAACTGTGATCCACTAATCTATAAGAAAATCAGGATGGATgtacaaatttaataaaaagctgataaaatatttacaacacGCATCGACATCGAAACCCTTTGAGACGACGAAGCAAATCAAAGAATGATGTACACAATTGTAAATTCATTGCCTCTTTCGCCGTAAACTTTGATGCAGTTGCCATGACCAGATTATCAAAAAAATCACGAGGGCCGCTCCGGCGGATGCCCAAAACGTTACCAGCCATAATGGCATTGGTTTAGGATATAATCCTGATCAAAAGCAATAAAAACAAATCAAGTAAATTAGCATCTGTCAATCAATGGACGGAGAAATTTCACAAAACCAAGGAACCCGAAGAAAAGAAGTGCATACCATGTCCAAACTTGATGCAAATGAGAAGTTCAATAATGCAAATAGCGACAGAAAGCCAACAAAATGCCCCTACTTTCTTCACTGGTTTACTGCAAATACGGTAGTGGAGCAAAAAGAGTAAGCCGTAAACTACATCATTGCAAATAGTTTCTGATGAAATGtggggggtgtgtgtgtgtgtgtgtgtgtgtgagagagagagagagagagagtaccgaTCTTGAAGGTATGAATTGTACTCGCGAATTGTCGGAATTGCAATTAGCCACCACAGGATTAACCTATAAACGATCAAGGGGTTCCGGGGAGGAATCCATAGACAGAACTTAAGAAAGAATGTATTAAGCTCTACAGTCATGAATATAATGCAAAGAGTGAGGACTTGAATGAAACGCCATGGATCTAGCAAGGGATGCCACTCGTCCTTGTCCCACTGAGCCGGTGTAAACTGCCCCAGTGTTCGTTTGACCTGAAACCATACAGATTGCATCTCCCAAAATCACATATTGCGAATAACTACGTACAGAAAACCAATTGCAAATAACAATGTCGAAACCACACTAACTATTTATTATAATTGCAGTAGCTAAAGAAATTTGCCCATGTTATATGATTACTTCCAATTTATTATAACTGTTTCAGTTAAAAAATTCCACAAGCcaattagcaaaaataatgcaATCATGGTTCAACCAAAATGTGTAACTGAAACCCAAAACATACTTTTCCAATAATATTTGGCTGACGGCTCAGACCAACCCACTTGTATGTTTTTCCATCAAAGTACCTGACCGTATGCATTCCTGCCCAGATACCTGCAAAGTATCCAAACAGAAAACTCAGGAGGCCACAACAATAATCTCTAGATATTGACTTTTAACTACAAACTTTATTGAAAAAACGATGGTAGATTTGGCAAATGATTACTGCAAATACAAGATCTCATCGTGCCAGTTTTTGCATAATAAGCAACTGGTGGTCTTAAAGTTCTTAGCAAATCGAATAATAAACGGAGATTATGATCAACTGACAAATGGAAAATCAAAAAGATTTTAGTCAAGTGAGTCAATCTATTTGAATCCGAAGAACAGTCTCAAGAGTAAGCAAAAGTTTCAGTATACTACTAGGGAACTGACCAAGATACATCCCATGCACCACAGCCGTAGCCCCAAtgtttttactaaaaataaaaactgaactTTTATTTGCTAATAAACCAAAAAGTTAAATAAACGACAGAAAATGGGACAAATAACAGAACTCCTTCGCTAAGATATGCAAGATATTATGCTAAGAGAAGCTCAAAATAATGTAAGAGAATTCTCACCAAACCAGTTGC is a window from the Malus domestica chromosome 16, GDT2T_hap1 genome containing:
- the LOC103402639 gene encoding palmitoyl-acyl carrier protein thioesterase, chloroplastic-like, which encodes MATISYLTYFPVRCSSSRDSHDSNKQKLSSIKINGTSTKTATKVDMAAGVATRNDFVTQQQARQNIPTTKQSVDHFRQAFSIEGGVGYRQRVVIRSYEVGPDKTATLESILNLLQETALNHVWMSGLLSDGFGATHEMMKNDLIWVVSRMQVQVDQYPIWGEVLEIDTWVQASGKNGMKRDWLIRSQATGHIFARATSTWVMMNQKTRRLSKMPEGVRGEIAPWFIEKQAIPGDVPEKIVKLDNNAKYVNNDLKPKRSDLDMNQHVNNVKYVRWMLETIPDNILESHQLTGITLEYRKECGSSDIVQSLCDPDKDGMLIEGLKQENHDTSLLNGFSLGAGILENSVFLGSFEKQPLRYTHLLQTTGNHKDEEIVRGQTVWKKKPEPSPFASM